The genomic segment CGCCCACGACGAGCTTGTCCCCGTCGAGCTCAACGCTGACCGGGCCACCGAGCGTGTCGACGGTTCCACCCGCTGCTGCGATCGCAGCCTTGGAATCGACAGCGCCTGAGATCACGTGGAGCTTCAGGATCTTGGTGAGGTCACCGGAGGGATCGGCCAGAAGCGTGTCGAGGGTTCCCGCGGGGAGAGCGTCGAATGCAGCGTTCGTGGGAGCAAAGACGGTGAAGGGACCTTCGCCGGAGAGGGTATCGACGAGGTCCGCCTCGGTGACGGCCGTGACGAGAGTGGAAAGGTTTGGGTCCGCCGCGGCGATGTCAACGATGGTTCCCGGGTCGTTCTGAGCGCCAGCGGTAGTGCTGAATCCCAGGGTCATGAGGGCGGCACAGAACGTGGCCATCAACAGTTTTCTCATGTTCATTCTCCTGATCGGTGGTGAAGGGCCTGTGCCCGAGCGGAAAACTTACGCTTGGGCGCCTTTTCGTGCCAACTCGCGGTGAAGGGGGTTTCGACGCCATCGCCGGCCAGCCATCGGAAACCCATGGCAGGAAGTGCTTGGATGACGTGGCCTCGGGTGTGGCTATGGTCGAGTTCGCAACCGGTTCCCCCCAGCGCACACCACTTGGATGGAGTGACTCGTCATGAGCAGGTCAGGCGCTCGATCACCTCGAATCGGACCGGCGACCCGTCGCGTCGTTCCCTCCGCAGCAGCGATCGCAACCGTGTTGGCTGTCGTGTCGCTCGGATTGATGACGCACCCGGCGGGCGCCGACGAGATCTCGTGTGATGACATGCGGTGGACAGCGGTCTGGGCCGGTCCACCCTCGGACGCGTCGCGCACCGAGGACGTGAGCTCGATAGTCGATCCGTCTGCGAATCGGCTCGGCGGGGTGCGCAATTCGACCGTTCGTGCGATCGCCACGCCCAGCACCGGCGGGTCGGAAACCCGAGTTCACCTGTCCAACCGATTCGGGACTGCGCCCGTCACGTTCGATCGCGTCACGATCGGAGTGCAGACGACGGGGCCTGCGGTCGCCGCAGGGTCACTGGAAAAGGTGCGGTTCGACGGCGAGAAGGCGGTCACGGTGGCGGCCGGCGATGACGCCGTTTCCGATTCGGTGGCGTTCTCGTTCGAGTCCGGGCAGCCGATCGCCGTGAGCGTCTTCGTCGCCGGCGATGCCGCAATGCCCACCATCCACTACACCGCGCGCCAGGCGTCCTACCTGACACCTCCGAATGGCGGGGATCAAACGACCGACGTCGAAGGATCAAAGCTCAGCGAAAAGACGACCTCCCGCCCATTTCTGACCGGCATCGACGTCAGAACGACCGGGGATTTTGGAACCGTGGTGGCGCTCGGCGACTCCATCACCGACGGGTTTCAAGGGCAGGCGCCCGACGGTCGACCCGAAACCGTGGAGGGAATAGATCAGAACGTGCGTTACCCGGACTTTCTCGCCGAGCGGCTTCGGTCGGCCGGCAAACCCTTGGGCGTCATCAACGCTGGAATCAGCGGCAACCGCTTGCTCCGAGACGGCGCCGACGGAGGCAACATCGCCACGAACGGTCTCTCCACAGCCAGCCGAGTCGAGCAGGATGTTCTTGGTCGGGCC from the Candidatus Microthrix subdominans genome contains:
- a CDS encoding GDSL family lipase, yielding MSRSGARSPRIGPATRRVVPSAAAIATVLAVVSLGLMTHPAGADEISCDDMRWTAVWAGPPSDASRTEDVSSIVDPSANRLGGVRNSTVRAIATPSTGGSETRVHLSNRFGTAPVTFDRVTIGVQTTGPAVAAGSLEKVRFDGEKAVTVAAGDDAVSDSVAFSFESGQPIAVSVFVAGDAAMPTIHYTARQASYLTPPNGGDQTTDVEGSKLSEKTTSRPFLTGIDVRTTGDFGTVVALGDSITDGFQGQAPDGRPETVEGIDQNVRYPDFLAERLRSAGKPLGVINAGISGNRLLRDGADGGNIATNGLSTASRVEQDVLGRAGVTTVILLVGINDLGKTPNATADELISGYVEMIQSLHQAGLNVVHGTLTPVGGSTSYGTPEIEAERQKVNAWIRSNSPADAIVDFDAALRDPVDATRLDPRFDGGDHLHMSPAGNRAMAEAVDPGDLRPAACAATGATGRTGAEEGTGTGKAPWIAALVAVLLIAVLGAAFIVHRHVARERTGP
- a CDS encoding fasciclin domain-containing protein, producing the protein MRKLLMATFCAALMTLGFSTTAGAQNDPGTIVDIAAADPNLSTLVTAVTEADLVDTLSGEGPFTVFAPTNAAFDALPAGTLDTLLADPSGDLTKILKLHVISGAVDSKAAIAAAGGTVDTLGGPVSVELDGDKLVVGGATVITADIKASNGIIHVIDAVITAPATDAPTSVPSGNSGLAAQGGPNALLIAALVALALSGVGVSSFALVRSGRNR